The following proteins are encoded in a genomic region of Thunnus maccoyii chromosome 8, fThuMac1.1, whole genome shotgun sequence:
- the p2ry4 gene encoding P2Y purinoceptor 4 isoform X2 yields the protein METVISSRSGTHNQSTTFTSVFNSSCRFDEEFKYILLPVSYSLVFVVGFVLNAMALWMFLKMRPWNPSTVYMFHLALSDFLYVLSLPTLIYYYANRSHWPFGVAACKIVRFLFYANLYCSILLLTCISVHRYLGICHPIKALTLVKSRHAHLVCGLVWAMVTVCLVPNLIFVTTSRRDNDTLCHDTTSQDAFEEYVDYSSVVMVLLFGIPFLVIVVCYCLMARALCRNRRGLSASKQGTASRRKSIKLIIVVLVVFAVSFVPFHITRTLYYTARVLDLKCEFLNIVNFTYKITRPLASINSCIDPILYFLAGDHYRSKMLSVLTGKRHTTSSQIPEEAQIQPNNDIALVYKNTDFKASRKDER from the coding sequence ATGGAAACGGTCATCAGCAGCAGATCTGGCACACACAACCAGTCAACAACGTTCACCTCAGTATTTAACTCAAGCTGTCGCTTTGATGAGGAGTTTAAATACATCCTGCTGCCTGTTTCCTACAGTCTGGTGTTTGTGGTTGGCTTCGTGCTGAATGCTATGGCTTTGTGGATGTTCCTCAAGATGCGTCCGTGGAACCCCAGCACTGTGTACATGTTCCACCTCGCCTTGTCTGACTTCCTGTACGTCCTCTCCCTGCCCACCCTCATTTATTACTATGCCAACCGCAGTCATTGGCCCTTTGGCGTGGCTGCCTGCAAAATAGTGCGCTTCCTGTTCTACGCTAACCTCTACTGcagcatcctcctcctcacctgcatCAGTGTGCACCGTTACCTTGGCATCTGTCACCCCATCAAGGCGCTGACCCTGGTGAAGTCCCGCCATGCCCACCTGGTATGCGGCCTGGTGTGGGCCATGGTGACCGTGTGCCTGGTGCCGAACCTCATCTTTGTCACCACCTCCAGGAGGGACAACGACACCCTCTGCCATGACACAACCAGCCAGGATGCCTTTGAGGAGTATGTGGACTACAGCTCTGTTGTCATGGTGCTACTATTTGGCATCCCTTTCCTGGTCATTGTGGTGTGTTACTGCCTCATGGCACGGGCCTTGTGCCGGAACAGACGGGGATTATCTGCCAGCAAGCAGGGCACTGCCTCACGTCGGAAGTCCATCAAGCTCATCATAGTGGTGTTAGTGGTGTTTGCTGTCAGCTTTGTTCCATTTCACATCACACGAACCCTCTACTACACCGCCCGTGTTCTGGATCTGAAATGTGAATTCCTCAACATTGTCAACTTTACTTACAAGATCACCAGGCCGCTGGCGAGCATCAACAGCTGCATTGACCCCATTCTGTATTTCCTGGCTGGAGATCACTACCGCTCCAAAATGCTCTCTGTTCTCACAGGAAAAAGACACACAACAAGCAGCCAAATACCTGAAGAGGCACAAATACAACCGAACAATGACATTGCTCTGGTCTACAAAAATACAGACTTTAAAGCCAGCAGAAAGGATGAGAGATGA
- the p2ry4 gene encoding P2Y purinoceptor 4 isoform X1, with translation MRMLQPAYLRTSSSFDGCVISWHGSAPLRGDIIMETVISSRSGTHNQSTTFTSVFNSSCRFDEEFKYILLPVSYSLVFVVGFVLNAMALWMFLKMRPWNPSTVYMFHLALSDFLYVLSLPTLIYYYANRSHWPFGVAACKIVRFLFYANLYCSILLLTCISVHRYLGICHPIKALTLVKSRHAHLVCGLVWAMVTVCLVPNLIFVTTSRRDNDTLCHDTTSQDAFEEYVDYSSVVMVLLFGIPFLVIVVCYCLMARALCRNRRGLSASKQGTASRRKSIKLIIVVLVVFAVSFVPFHITRTLYYTARVLDLKCEFLNIVNFTYKITRPLASINSCIDPILYFLAGDHYRSKMLSVLTGKRHTTSSQIPEEAQIQPNNDIALVYKNTDFKASRKDER, from the exons ATGCGAATg CTGCAACCTGCATATCTCAGAACTTCCTCTTCCTTTGACGGTTGTGTCATCTCCTGGCATGGAAGTGCTCCCCTGAGAGGAGACATCATTATGGAAACGGTCATCAGCAGCAGATCTGGCACACACAACCAGTCAACAACGTTCACCTCAGTATTTAACTCAAGCTGTCGCTTTGATGAGGAGTTTAAATACATCCTGCTGCCTGTTTCCTACAGTCTGGTGTTTGTGGTTGGCTTCGTGCTGAATGCTATGGCTTTGTGGATGTTCCTCAAGATGCGTCCGTGGAACCCCAGCACTGTGTACATGTTCCACCTCGCCTTGTCTGACTTCCTGTACGTCCTCTCCCTGCCCACCCTCATTTATTACTATGCCAACCGCAGTCATTGGCCCTTTGGCGTGGCTGCCTGCAAAATAGTGCGCTTCCTGTTCTACGCTAACCTCTACTGcagcatcctcctcctcacctgcatCAGTGTGCACCGTTACCTTGGCATCTGTCACCCCATCAAGGCGCTGACCCTGGTGAAGTCCCGCCATGCCCACCTGGTATGCGGCCTGGTGTGGGCCATGGTGACCGTGTGCCTGGTGCCGAACCTCATCTTTGTCACCACCTCCAGGAGGGACAACGACACCCTCTGCCATGACACAACCAGCCAGGATGCCTTTGAGGAGTATGTGGACTACAGCTCTGTTGTCATGGTGCTACTATTTGGCATCCCTTTCCTGGTCATTGTGGTGTGTTACTGCCTCATGGCACGGGCCTTGTGCCGGAACAGACGGGGATTATCTGCCAGCAAGCAGGGCACTGCCTCACGTCGGAAGTCCATCAAGCTCATCATAGTGGTGTTAGTGGTGTTTGCTGTCAGCTTTGTTCCATTTCACATCACACGAACCCTCTACTACACCGCCCGTGTTCTGGATCTGAAATGTGAATTCCTCAACATTGTCAACTTTACTTACAAGATCACCAGGCCGCTGGCGAGCATCAACAGCTGCATTGACCCCATTCTGTATTTCCTGGCTGGAGATCACTACCGCTCCAAAATGCTCTCTGTTCTCACAGGAAAAAGACACACAACAAGCAGCCAAATACCTGAAGAGGCACAAATACAACCGAACAATGACATTGCTCTGGTCTACAAAAATACAGACTTTAAAGCCAGCAGAAAGGATGAGAGATGA